The Carassius gibelio isolate Cgi1373 ecotype wild population from Czech Republic chromosome B9, carGib1.2-hapl.c, whole genome shotgun sequence genome includes a region encoding these proteins:
- the LOC127965124 gene encoding 2-Hydroxyacid oxidase 2-like isoform X1 encodes MNILDSSGEEGVCVEMTMVCLSDFEEYAKQHLSKATWDYYDAGADDCCTRDDNLLAYKRIRLRPRILRDVSLNDTRTSVLGMEISFPVGIAPTAFHCLAWHEGELATARATEAVNTCYIASTYSTCSVEEIAAAAPSGYRWFQLYLYRDRKLSEQIVRRVEALGFKALVLTVDVPYTGKRRNDIRNQFKLPPHLKVKNFEGMFQEQTGSQEEYGIPANTLDPSISWKDVCWLQSLSRLPIIIKGILTKEDAELAVEHGVQGIIVSNHGGRQLDGGPATIDCLPEIVDAVQGRVEVYMDGGIRTGNDVLKAIALGAKCVFIGRPAIWGLAYKGEEGVREILQILHDEFRLCMALSGCRNVAEINRNLIQLSRL; translated from the exons ATGAACATATTGGACTCTAGTGG tgaggAAGGAGTCTGTGTAGAAATGACTATGGTCTGTTTGAGTGATTTTGAGGAATATGCCAAGCAGCACCTCTCAAAGGCTACATGGGACTATTATGATGCTGGAGCTGATGACTGTTGCACCAGAGATGACAACTTGCTGGCCTATAAACG GATCCGCTTGAGGCCGCGGATTTTACGTGATGTGTCGCTCAATGACACTCGGACCTCTGTGCTGGGAATGGAGATAAGCTTCCCTGTGGGAATTGCTCCCACGGCTTTCCACTGCCTTGCGTGGCATGAGGGAGAACTGGCCACTGCTAGAG CCACTGAGGCAGTGAACACCTGTTACATTGCCAGCACATACTCCACATGTTCAGTGGAGGAGATTGCTGCAGCAGCGCCCAGCGGCTACCGCTGGTTCCAGCTGTACTTGTACCGGGACCGTAAGCTCTCGGAGCAGATTGTGCGCAGGGTGGAGGCACTTGGCTTCAAAGCTCTGGTGCTTACAGTGGATGTGCCCTACACTGGCAAACGCCGCAATGACATACGCAACCAGTTTAAGCTCCCACCACACCTGAAGGTCAAGAACTTTGAGGGTATGTTCCAG GAGCAGACTGGTTCCCAGGAGGAATACGGGATCCCTGCTAACACACTGGACCCGTCGATCAGCTGGAAGGATGTGTGCTGGCTCCAGTCTCTGTCACGGCTGCCTATAATCATCAAGGGCATCCTTACTAAAGAGGATGCAGAGCTGGCCGTAGAGCATGGTGTCCAAGGGATAATTGTGTCTAATCATGGGGGCCGGCAACTGGATGGAGGGCCTGCAACA ATAGATTGTCTGCCTGAGATAGTGGATGCAGTGCAGGGCCGGGTCGAGGTCTACATGGACGGAGGGATCCGTACGGGCAATGATGTCCTGAAGGCCATTGCCTTGGGAGCCAAATGTGTCTTTATTGGCAGACCAGCAATATGGGGCCTGGCTTACAAG GGAGAGGAAGGAGTCAGAGAGATCTTACAGATTCTACACGACGAGTTTCGCTTATGCATGGCGCTGTCAG GTTGCCGAAATGTTGCTGAGATCAACAGGAACCTCATTCAGTTATCCAGACTTTGA
- the LOC127965124 gene encoding 2-Hydroxyacid oxidase 2-like isoform X2 → MTMVCLSDFEEYAKQHLSKATWDYYDAGADDCCTRDDNLLAYKRIRLRPRILRDVSLNDTRTSVLGMEISFPVGIAPTAFHCLAWHEGELATARATEAVNTCYIASTYSTCSVEEIAAAAPSGYRWFQLYLYRDRKLSEQIVRRVEALGFKALVLTVDVPYTGKRRNDIRNQFKLPPHLKVKNFEGMFQEQTGSQEEYGIPANTLDPSISWKDVCWLQSLSRLPIIIKGILTKEDAELAVEHGVQGIIVSNHGGRQLDGGPATIDCLPEIVDAVQGRVEVYMDGGIRTGNDVLKAIALGAKCVFIGRPAIWGLAYKGEEGVREILQILHDEFRLCMALSGCRNVAEINRNLIQLSRL, encoded by the exons ATGACTATGGTCTGTTTGAGTGATTTTGAGGAATATGCCAAGCAGCACCTCTCAAAGGCTACATGGGACTATTATGATGCTGGAGCTGATGACTGTTGCACCAGAGATGACAACTTGCTGGCCTATAAACG GATCCGCTTGAGGCCGCGGATTTTACGTGATGTGTCGCTCAATGACACTCGGACCTCTGTGCTGGGAATGGAGATAAGCTTCCCTGTGGGAATTGCTCCCACGGCTTTCCACTGCCTTGCGTGGCATGAGGGAGAACTGGCCACTGCTAGAG CCACTGAGGCAGTGAACACCTGTTACATTGCCAGCACATACTCCACATGTTCAGTGGAGGAGATTGCTGCAGCAGCGCCCAGCGGCTACCGCTGGTTCCAGCTGTACTTGTACCGGGACCGTAAGCTCTCGGAGCAGATTGTGCGCAGGGTGGAGGCACTTGGCTTCAAAGCTCTGGTGCTTACAGTGGATGTGCCCTACACTGGCAAACGCCGCAATGACATACGCAACCAGTTTAAGCTCCCACCACACCTGAAGGTCAAGAACTTTGAGGGTATGTTCCAG GAGCAGACTGGTTCCCAGGAGGAATACGGGATCCCTGCTAACACACTGGACCCGTCGATCAGCTGGAAGGATGTGTGCTGGCTCCAGTCTCTGTCACGGCTGCCTATAATCATCAAGGGCATCCTTACTAAAGAGGATGCAGAGCTGGCCGTAGAGCATGGTGTCCAAGGGATAATTGTGTCTAATCATGGGGGCCGGCAACTGGATGGAGGGCCTGCAACA ATAGATTGTCTGCCTGAGATAGTGGATGCAGTGCAGGGCCGGGTCGAGGTCTACATGGACGGAGGGATCCGTACGGGCAATGATGTCCTGAAGGCCATTGCCTTGGGAGCCAAATGTGTCTTTATTGGCAGACCAGCAATATGGGGCCTGGCTTACAAG GGAGAGGAAGGAGTCAGAGAGATCTTACAGATTCTACACGACGAGTTTCGCTTATGCATGGCGCTGTCAG GTTGCCGAAATGTTGCTGAGATCAACAGGAACCTCATTCAGTTATCCAGACTTTGA